A genomic segment from Malus domestica chromosome 05, GDT2T_hap1 encodes:
- the LOC139196363 gene encoding uncharacterized protein has product MEARWKGSKFPKIDVFADVYVQPGNELTQSLHAIMVEKRQVVLQESASHLPSDTPIKSVNPPEDAGFHIVIETLDQTFGRRPGTYCRGWEMPSVGRLEPRHPRS; this is encoded by the exons ATGGAGGCGCGATGGAAG GGTTCAAAATTTCCGAAGATCGACGTCTTTGCTGACGTTTATGTTCAGCCTGGGAATGAGTTAACCCAGTCCCTTCAT GCAATTATGGTGGAGAAGCGACAGGTGGTGCTTCAGGAGTCTGCCTCCCACCTTCCCTCGGACACGCCGATCAAGTCTGTGAATCCCCCTGAGGATGCAGGGTTTCACATCGTCATAGAGACGTTGGACCAGACTTTCGGTCGGAGGCCAGGGACATATTGTAGGGGATGGGAAATGCCAAGCGTCGGGAGATTGGAGCCTCGTCATCCTCGCAGTTAA